Genomic segment of Tiliqua scincoides isolate rTilSci1 chromosome 1, rTilSci1.hap2, whole genome shotgun sequence:
GCCGACACATACAATATATTTGGTAAAAATGCAGAGTCAGCTCCCTCCCAGCCTTGGCTGTGTGCAAGTCATGAACTGGCCCTTTAAGGAGTCAACTCAGTCGTGAGAGATGCTGCATTTCTGGCTTGCTGAATCCCCAGGAGTCCAGTTAAGAAATAGACAGCTGTGTCTTTAAGTGCCATTTCCTTCTATTGTATTTGAGTCGTGATCAGGAAAGAGGATGTGAAACCAGAGAGGCTCGGAGGAGACCACTGGGCTCGCTcaataataacagtaataatagCAGTCGCTACAATCATCATGGTGAAAAGGCTCAGGGTGATGGAAGCTGCCTCTGCGGTGCAGGAACCCCTCTCTGGAGCGTGCCCTGAGCTGCACAGGCAGAAAACCTAAGCCAAGCGGAGGGGAGACTCTGGGATAAGCGCAGCAGTGACAGCTGAGAGAGCGGGCTCTGCCCAGCCATTCGTACAGCGAGCAGGAGGAGTGTGGCAAGGATGGGAGGTTAGATCCTAAGGGTTAGCCTTGCTTGTGgagacgcagcagcagcagcagcagcagcagcagcataaacAACACCGCAGcccatctctttctctccctctctctgtattACAGGAGGAAATCCTGTGAATGTCATTGGGAGCAGGGGGGTGGAGGTGCCACTCTGCTGCTGGTGGTGAAAAGGCATTCAGGAGCAGGCAGCCTttgtgggggcagcagggggcAGAGCTCTTCCCAGGCAAAACCACCACTACAAAGGACCAAGACCTGCCAATGTCATCGGCCATCGAAAGAAAAAGCCTGGAGCCCTCAGAGTAAGtggcctttcccccctccctcctttcatTGACTACCTATCTCCAACTTTATCTCTGAACGGATACATATTCTGTGCAATCTatagggacggggggggggaaagacctGGACTGTTTGGCATTATTTCTAGTGCCAGCTTCTGGAGAGATCGCTCTCAGAAAGTGCAGGCTGGGGAGAGATACAATAGAGCTGCATCTTTCTTTCTCCAGGTTAATAGCTGTGCGTGTGTACTGCAGGAGCTCAAGAGTCCCTCTTTCCCAAACCTAGTCCTATTCTTATGGATGGATTGTGTCGGGTGTGTATATGTGCATGTGCAGCAcctatatgtatgtgtgtgtctacGTTGGCAGATTTTATTGAGCTTGTACTAGACTCCGCTGTGAAGTGTGCCTGCCTGTTACTTGTGAGGATGGCATCTAAAACCCCGAGACACACATAAGTTCCCCATTTTGAGTTGGAGACAAATTACCAGAGTCATCAGATTTCTTATCAAGTCCCTGTTgagggtgggagtggggaggaagaagaCGGGCCATTAGGATCAATGCATTTTCCTCTGGTCTGGAGATTAGGTGATGCTGATGAAAGTGATTTCAGAGGGATAGGGGCTGGTAGTCTAATACTTTCCAAAAGCCTAAGTTGTTTTcagtctctcccctccctgcccagccaaACTGGCTGATTAGACGAAAAGGTCAAGACTGTTATCAGATGAGTGCTCAACTTCCACATTTTCATAATGCAAACCACCAGTATGAAACTACCAACAAAATGTCAAGTGAAAACAGAGTTCTGGCATAGGAACCAGAACACTAGCAAGAGGAGAAAAGGAAttgttggatttttttctcccttagCTGGCATGTGAAGttaaagaagtttaaaaaaaatccttggtTGTAGAATTTGGATTGCCAGTAGATTTCTTGCAGCTATCCTGCTGTATGCCAAAACTAATGCAGATACATATTATTGCAGAGCTGATTAACTCACTGTATTACTGGTGCTGTCACTGCACTTGAATTTTAGGCTTCAGCCCTATGCATACTAAGCTGAGCATAAGTCTTGCTAAACTCAAtgagcaagtctcactgaactcaatagacCTTACTTTTGACTAAATACGCATAGGATCAAGTTGTATATCCATACTTGGGATGGATATATTTGATTTGTCCAGATCACAGTAGCTTCATGATAGTCTAGCATACTTGCTGTAACTTTTAAGCTCccccttaaaaacaaaaactcataCAGATTTAACTAAATTTATCAACTATTCCCATGAGGTATCAAGAAAAGCTGGATAGCTCAGTTTTCAGTTGCTGAGGCATAAATACACTAAAGTAAAAGGAACTTATGTGTAAGTAACTGGACAAAAGTTTGCAACCATGTTTTTAGAAAGCCTAACTATGCTTTCTGAGAAGTTCTAATTATTGTGACTGAATTTACTGTAAAATAAGCACTGGTAGGATCAGCTGTCAACACCAttcagataaaaacatatttacacaGACACTGCATGTACAGACAAAATAACTTATTACACTTATTCTTACTTTGTCAGTTAATATGCTAATCTACCTGATCATAATTCAGTCTTATAGATAAATTTTTAAGGGCCAAAGGCAAAAACTGTGACATTCATTATATTTAAATTCCTTATACTTATATAGTTCTAGTCTAATGAAGTGCACCTGCATATAAAATTCctgaatattaaaaataatttcatagcatttccttttttaaaacttcCTAATTGTTTGGGGCCAAAATACATAAAAGTAATTAGTTTAACGAATGCTAAGAGCACAAACCAGaccaaaatgtgtaaaatattggGATGTGCACTAGAAATGTGACAATGCTAAAAGTACTACAGAAAGAGCTCTTTGTCTGCCCCCTTCCTTAGTTATTTAATATGGACCCACAGAATGTCACACAAGGACATTTttgtgtggggggtgtgtgtgtctctcaTGAACTGACATAATGCAGTGGTAATACCTATGCATTTTTCAGTATCTGAATGCTTTCATGACATGAAAAACCAATTTTTCTTTCTGACTTTATTTTAGATTGGATAGCAATACCACTGCTTCAAATCACGTCCATAACTGGCATTTATGTTTTGAGGATTTTGATGTGATCCTATTCAGAAAGAAGTTGCTATTGTCTTCACTGGCAGCAGCCTACATAAAAGTCTagcatgcaaaacaaaaaaatagttgGGGTACAAAAATAGCTGTGAAGACTGAAACTTTCAGCTGATTTCTCAGGCAATTACCATGTAGAGATATGGAAGTAGGTAGGAAATTTTTCTTCATCATGGCAAACAAGGATTTAGTGCAAAGTATTTGGAGAATGTAATACATTATCTTTTAGGTGttggaagaaaataaaattgACCTAAAAGTTATTAATCCAACAAATTACAGCTTGAAGAAGTTTCACTTCCTGAAATGAAATTTCAAAGCAGTTTaatcatttttttcatttttgtatgtttttgtttCTCATGAGATTGCATTGAAAAGGAATAAACTGCAGAGAAATCCAATGGCAGCTTACATTTTCTTTTAGCTTAATATATTCATGTGTTTAAGACCTCTGCGAGCCCCAGGATATcagctattattattatgagtGGTAAAACAATGGCAGCTATCATAGCCTGTGAGTATCTAGGGATGTAATGGTTGGGGCAAGGGGGTCATATCCTTCTCAGATTTAGGAAAAGGACTATCCTTCTCTCCTTCAAATTCTACTGATTACCCTACTGATTGTATGGCTCTGGTTATTCAGTTCAACTCTTGGGAAAAGAATAACTTGAGGCCAAGGTTTGTGATCTGGAAGGAAGACAGTCCTCTGCTTCATAATTTTGAAAACGCTGATAATGAAGTGTGTAAGGCTGCCATGTAAGGGATACTGGATTAGGATTTAACTATGGAGGAAATAGCTCCTTAAaaccagtgtttatcaaactgattcaggacccactaggtgggttgcaagccaattccaggtgggttcccattcatttcaatatttatttttaatattttagacttgatggtatgtgagtgcatttggaaaaatgttacagatctgtattttaacaggctactctgtgtatgcttttaacaacaatagtaaatgggacttactgctgagtaagtgctggtaggattgcagcctaggattgttaaaaattttcctgcttggtgatgtaacttccagtcatgacatcacttccagtgggtcccaacagattcttattctaaaaagctggtcccagtgctaaaagtttgagaacccctgctttagactttaaaaaaagaaaaggaacccaTCTAGGATGGGAGCTTAGTGGGAGGTAGGTGGGGCAGAAATGTgtgaaccccatgcttgcctCAGCCTAGAATGTAGGTACTCCTTATTGGCAACATTGTGTCACATAATACCTTGAAGGGTGCAGTCCTACTGGATGTTTCCATCAGTTTGTGCTTAAACAGACCTTTAAGGCAAATATGCATTGGCAAAAATATACATTTTGTGTTTTGTccaaattctatcccccattACACTCATTCACTTATGTGCAAATTACGTAAGGGAGAGACTCAAATGTACAGTACCTATTTAGTATAAAAACTGCCCTGAGTGATCAGGACAAGCAATGGAGTGGACAGTGTTAACAGTCTGAACAAAATGCATAATGTATGCTGGTGAATCACGTGATTAATGTTGAAAATGTGAAGTTATTTTTTCCCTTCAGTGGCAATGTTTATGAGCTTAAGGTTAAACATGTGCTAATATGTCTCACTGTGACTTGCTGACTGTGCAGGCCTGTCAGTATTTCGCTGGAAATAATTCTCAACAGCAGTTGCAAAATGGAATATCCACGGAACAAAGAGACTTTCAGGGAGATAATACATTTACATTAAGAAATGGCTTTCGCCTCTCTATCATTTTATCCAGTTCATTATTTTAGCTTTCTCTTCTGCAAATAATAAGGTTTTGCCCTGGGAAAAAAAGTACGCTCTTTCTAGATAATTGCTAAAATGAATAATCTTGGCTTGAATCTCCCCATATGAATGTGATGTAATTCCTACTGGTCTGAAATAAAAGAGGAATAATATTAATTAATCAAATGTTGGCACAGGAGGGAATAACTCACAGGAAGCACATGTACTAACCTGGATAATGTCAGAGAAATTCATAGAAGCACTTGTATCTaaactatattttaaatattacagTCAGGTAGCAGGAGACACTTTTCCACAAGTTCATTGCATGCTACAAATGTTGTGTTTAAATGCCTGAAACCATGTGGGCAAAGTTAATTATATGGGTCTTTAACACAGAATTATCAACTAGGGTCAGGGATATAGCTTAAAAGATACCAGTTCCTAGATAGAGACAATGCTAAATCAAAAAATGTACCTCATTTTCTTGACCAACTGAGATTCAAGAGAATGCAGAACTAATTGAATGAGAGATTCTGAAATAAGTGTGGCTttttgtgttggggagggggcagcgctTTTAAGCTCAATTctaagtatgtttactcagaaattccactgagctcaatggaaccCTACTGCTATTTAAATAGCCAGATTAATCACGCATCCAGTCCCACTTTCTGCATTTGAGTGGAGATGAGTTATGAGTTTAGATAGGGCTTATTATTCTCAAGGAAGTACACACAGAACTGCATCCTTAAATACGTACTTACAATCTTACTTTTACATCCatatgtttctaagggccatttCATACTTGCTGAAGCAAACCTAAGTTTGCCACTGAGCAGGGtcggtgccaggctattttgttcCCCCAGAAAACTACAGTGCAGACATTTTTCATAAgtctttataattaattatattccacaGAACTGTTGTGATATGTatctaaaaatatatattgtcagttgcacttttttttacatgggttaaataAATTAATCTGTATGAAACTGCCCCTCAAGGTTGCACtgtgcccctctgaggtctgTGCCTCAGGAGGCTGCCTAGTGATAGCACCAACCCTGCCATTGAGTAGGATACATATGTTTGTGAATCTATTGGTTGCATTCACATTTTGTATTTTGGGTAACCACTTAAATATACCACTTAAATAAACCACTTAAATAATAACCACTTTAAATAAACCACTTAAATAAACCACTACATATATACCTAAAAATGCAATTTGTGAAGTGGCTCTCAAAAGCAacaacatttacagcccaatcctaacaaaatccGCCCaccagtgatgcagccatgccaacagagcgtgtgctgtatcctgcaaggtgGGGGGGCGgttcggaggcctcctcaaagtacggtgcagatccaagtagacccactggggccgctGCAGTGcaacaaggggtaaggggaaaagtttccgcttgcctcaggctgcgctgcttttggccGCAAACTTGCGCTGGGCCTgtgctgtttccagcgcaagttagaactGTGCCCTTAACCTATTTGCATTATTTAATCTGCATCTACTGGTCATGGGAAAAGCCAAGAAGCTATCCGGAACATTTAAGCCTAGCCTCCTTACCAATGCAATCATATTCTAACCCTCTTCAGTATCTGAGACTTCCTCAAATATTTCCCACACACTCTCAAGCTTATATGTGTAGACTTCAAAGCTAAAAACTTACTTTTAATGAAACCTGAGATCCTCAGGATCTTGAATTCAGCATGCAAACCTATATTCTACACTTTCACCATAGATATGCTAGATTATGCAATATTATAGAGTTGTAAGCAAGACCTTTTCATAATTAGAACTTGTCAATAAAAACAATGAGAAAAAAATTTAGTCAAGAACTCCTAGTTTGACTATCAGTAGGTTGGAATATCTGCTTTGGCTTCTTTCCAAGTGTTTTCTAACGACTATTTTTTTCTGCTAGGGAACCGGTGGATGAGGTGCTACAAATCCCCCCATCCTTGTTAACATGTGGTGGTTGCCAGCAGAACATTGGGGACCGTTACTTCCTCAAAGCTATTGATCAGTACTGGCATGAAGACTGCCTCAGCTGTGACTTGTGCGGGTGCAGACTtggagaggtgggaaggagatTATATTATAAACTGGGCAGAAAACTCTGTCGAAGAGACTATCTCAGGTATACCATCTTCTTCTTACCCCGTTCTCTTTGGGGTTTTTCCTCCTTCAGAAATATTAAGAACAAAGCTAGATTCACCTGCAAAATTATAGCAAAAGAACAAGAGAGGTTGGACTTAGCCTGCAGATAAGGAATA
This window contains:
- the LMO2 gene encoding rhombotin-2, with product MSLGAGGWRCHSAAGGEKAFRSRQPLWGQQGAELFPGKTTTTKDQDLPMSSAIERKSLEPSEEPVDEVLQIPPSLLTCGGCQQNIGDRYFLKAIDQYWHEDCLSCDLCGCRLGEVGRRLYYKLGRKLCRRDYLRLFGQDGLCASCDKRIRAYEMTMRVKDKVYHLECFKCAACQKHFCVGDRYLLINSDIVCEQDIYEWTKINGMI